A single Marinobacter sp. es.042 DNA region contains:
- a CDS encoding TrkH family potassium uptake protein encodes MFVLLSIFMTLPVILLAGSEAPNAMAFAESAAIACGLGLLGMAATYRKPRDLKPRYMFVLTVSSWFIIALFSALPFYLSDVGISAADSFFEGTSGITTTGATVLSGLDDMDRDLLIWRSILQWIGGIGIIGMFVAVLPFLRVGGMRLFATESSEWTDKALPRMKTLSRGLLLVYVGFSIIAVTTYWLSGMTLFDAFNHGLTSIATGGFSTSDLSMGKFNDLILMQATLFMIIGSLPFFLFVRELHGQHGVLFRDQQVRLFLAILFFVPLLLTLYRWMVSPVPFDPIHNYAATLFNVTSVVTTTGYASEDYSAWGPLAFVLFFFLMFVGGCSGSTAGGMKIFRFQLSLIVLREQLMRLLHPRAVFTRNYNGRAVSDEIISSMIAYTFIFLLCLLLITVALAAMQLDFVTALSGALTSLTNVGPGLGDIIGPAGNFGPLPDAAKWVLSVGMLMGRLEILSVVIVLSPAFWRS; translated from the coding sequence ATGTTCGTGCTTTTGAGCATTTTCATGACATTACCTGTCATCCTGCTTGCGGGCTCTGAAGCGCCGAACGCCATGGCGTTTGCGGAATCAGCCGCTATTGCCTGTGGTCTTGGTCTCCTGGGCATGGCCGCTACGTACCGCAAACCGCGGGATCTGAAGCCCCGGTACATGTTTGTCCTCACGGTATCGTCCTGGTTCATTATCGCGTTGTTTTCTGCTCTACCGTTCTACCTGAGTGACGTTGGTATTTCTGCGGCGGATTCATTCTTTGAGGGTACTTCAGGAATTACAACGACCGGTGCGACTGTATTGAGTGGCCTGGATGATATGGATCGGGATCTGTTGATCTGGCGCTCAATCCTGCAATGGATTGGAGGTATCGGGATTATCGGTATGTTCGTTGCTGTGCTGCCTTTTCTTCGAGTGGGCGGCATGCGGCTGTTCGCCACGGAGTCCTCAGAATGGACAGACAAAGCCCTGCCCAGGATGAAAACCCTCAGTCGGGGGCTTTTGCTGGTTTACGTCGGGTTTTCGATCATCGCTGTTACGACCTATTGGCTTTCCGGCATGACGCTGTTCGATGCCTTTAACCATGGCCTTACCAGCATTGCCACTGGCGGATTCTCTACGTCGGATCTGTCCATGGGCAAGTTCAATGATTTGATCCTCATGCAAGCCACCCTTTTCATGATCATCGGCAGCCTGCCGTTCTTTCTGTTTGTCCGGGAGCTTCACGGCCAGCACGGTGTTTTGTTCCGGGACCAGCAGGTCCGTTTGTTTCTGGCGATCCTGTTTTTTGTGCCTCTGTTACTGACGCTCTACCGCTGGATGGTATCTCCCGTTCCGTTTGATCCCATTCACAACTACGCGGCCACTCTGTTTAATGTGACGTCCGTGGTAACCACCACTGGTTATGCCTCCGAGGACTATTCGGCGTGGGGCCCTCTGGCGTTCGTGCTGTTCTTCTTCCTGATGTTCGTGGGCGGTTGTTCCGGTTCCACCGCTGGTGGTATGAAGATTTTCCGGTTCCAGCTGTCGTTGATTGTTCTGCGCGAGCAGTTGATGCGTTTGCTGCACCCCCGCGCCGTGTTCACCCGGAATTACAATGGTCGCGCCGTGAGCGATGAGATTATCTCCTCGATGATCGCTTATACGTTTATTTTTCTGCTTTGCCTGTTGCTGATCACCGTTGCTCTGGCTGCGATGCAGCTGGATTTCGTGACAGCGCTTTCAGGCGCCCTCACCTCCCTGACCAATGTCGGCCCAGGCCTTGGCGACATCATCGGCCCTGCCGGGAACTTCGGGCCGCTGCCTGATGCCGCAAAATGGGTGCTTTCGGTGGGTATGCTGATGGGTCGTCTGGAAATCCTGAGCGTTGTGATCGTTCTTTCGCCAGCGTTCTGGCGCAGCTGA
- a CDS encoding porin family protein has protein sequence MKHVRSIAVIFATGMAAAGAASAQDMYKSGVGGLYTGLNYTFMNLESGNADADVGTLSAKVGVMATPYLGIEARGGFGVDDDRIGGVDYSLDNFFGGYATFNLANESPITPYAILGFTRVEIEASSFLGSATEDETDVSYGIGMNMEFAPNLSGNLEYMRYYEDSNAEVDGLGVGIQFNF, from the coding sequence ATGAAACACGTACGTTCAATTGCCGTTATCTTTGCCACCGGTATGGCTGCTGCAGGAGCCGCATCCGCCCAGGATATGTACAAGTCTGGCGTTGGCGGGCTCTACACAGGCCTGAACTACACTTTCATGAACCTTGAGAGCGGTAACGCGGATGCCGACGTAGGCACGCTGTCTGCCAAAGTTGGCGTGATGGCGACGCCGTATCTGGGCATCGAAGCGCGAGGCGGTTTTGGCGTGGATGATGACCGCATCGGCGGGGTAGATTATTCACTGGATAACTTCTTCGGCGGCTACGCCACGTTCAATCTGGCCAACGAATCACCCATTACCCCGTACGCTATCCTCGGCTTCACCCGGGTCGAAATCGAAGCTTCTTCGTTTCTGGGCTCAGCCACCGAGGATGAAACGGACGTGTCCTACGGCATCGGCATGAATATGGAATTTGCGCCGAACCTGTCCGGTAACCTTGAATACATGCGTTATTATGAAGACAGTAATGCCGAAGTTGATGGTCTGGGCGTCGGTATTCAATTCAACTTCTGA